Proteins from one Phytoactinopolyspora mesophila genomic window:
- a CDS encoding LacI family DNA-binding transcriptional regulator, whose translation MNATGERKVTISAIADEAGVSIPTVSRVLNGRSDVAPGTRKRVEELLRRHGYQRRSARSPVNTRLIDLVFNDLDSPWAVEIIRGVEEVAHNAGVGTVISAIHRKSEPARTWLENLRMRASGGVILVNSTLDSSMHQELRRLDVPLVVVDPVGGPVLDAPTIGATNWAGGLSAVDHLISLGHRRIGVISGPRNLMCSRARLDGYRTGMETAGITLADDLIWEGDFYHESGFKGAQAFLALADAPTAIAASSDQMAAGAYEAVRRHGLRIPDDVSVIGFDDLPEVRWASPPLSTVRQPLAEMGALAARTVLRLAAGEPVESPRLELATSLIIRDSTAAPSR comes from the coding sequence ATGAACGCCACGGGCGAGCGCAAGGTCACCATCAGCGCCATTGCTGACGAAGCCGGCGTCTCGATACCCACCGTGTCCCGCGTGCTCAACGGACGCTCCGATGTCGCCCCCGGCACCCGAAAACGTGTCGAGGAACTTCTTCGCCGCCACGGATACCAGCGCCGATCCGCCCGCTCCCCCGTCAACACCCGGTTGATCGATCTGGTCTTCAACGATCTCGACAGCCCGTGGGCCGTCGAGATCATCCGCGGCGTCGAGGAGGTCGCGCACAACGCCGGGGTAGGCACGGTGATATCGGCCATCCACCGAAAGTCCGAGCCGGCCCGGACCTGGCTCGAGAACCTGCGCATGCGGGCCTCCGGCGGTGTCATCCTCGTGAACTCCACTCTCGACTCATCGATGCACCAGGAACTACGCCGCCTCGATGTGCCACTCGTCGTCGTCGACCCGGTCGGCGGGCCCGTGCTCGACGCCCCCACCATCGGTGCCACCAACTGGGCCGGCGGCCTGTCGGCCGTCGATCACCTGATCTCTCTCGGACACCGTCGTATAGGCGTCATCTCCGGCCCACGGAATCTGATGTGCAGCCGGGCCCGCCTCGACGGCTACCGCACCGGCATGGAGACCGCCGGGATCACGCTGGCCGACGACCTCATCTGGGAGGGCGACTTCTACCACGAGTCCGGGTTCAAGGGAGCCCAGGCATTTCTCGCCCTCGCTGACGCCCCGACGGCCATCGCGGCCTCGAGCGACCAGATGGCCGCCGGAGCCTACGAAGCCGTGCGCCGGCATGGCCTTCGAATACCCGACGACGTCAGCGTCATCGGATTCGACGATCTGCCCGAGGTGCGCTGGGCGTCCCCGCCACTGTCCACAGTCCGCCAACCGCTGGCTGAAATGGGTGCGCTGGCCGCCCGGACGGTGCTCCGGCTGGCTGCCGGTGAGCCCGTCGAAAGCCCGCGGCTCGAGCTTGCCACCAGCCTGATCATCCGGGACAGCACCGCCGCTCCATCCCGGTGA
- a CDS encoding glycoside hydrolase family 3 N-terminal domain-containing protein produces the protein MQIQGAGEPIGDPPTATAEHGSWSDASLPVSDRVNALLAAMTLEEKVAQLYSVWVGGDPAGDDVAPHQHALIEADLDFQALIRYGLGQFTRPFGTAKVEPGDGAKALARMQRDVVEAGRFGIPALVHEECLTGFMTFGATIYPTPLAWGATFDPVLVERMAGQIGRSMREVGVHQGLAPVLDVVRDARWGRVEESIGEDPYLVGTVSTAYVRGLQSAGIVATLKHFVGYSGSEAGRNHAPVRIGPREFADVFLPPFEMALRAGAGSVMASYTETDGVPSAADVSLLTDLLRDRLGFAGTVVSDYFGISFLEIEHGVAGSPVDSAALALAAGIDVELPGVRCYGTPLLEAVRAGTVPEALVERAVRRVLTQKIEIGLLDPDWTPEPGPASAPEQGIDLDPPEARGLAREIAEASVVLLDNDGSLPLSPAARVAVVGPLADDTAGMLGCYTFASHLGHAVAETGEPEGPPIATLLSGIRAELPDAGIVHVAGCDVAGDDRSGFAPAAEAAGSADVCVVVVGDRAGLFGRGTSGEGCDAEDMRLPGVQEEFIQAMADTGTPVVLVLLAGRPYALGAVADRVSAVVQAFFPGEEGGAAVAGVLSGRVCPSGRLPVSVPRRPGGQPFTYLAPPLGHRSEVSNIDPTPLYPFGHGLSYMTFTWDDVHVGGADEPLPDAGPIEVPTHGSVTVSVRICNTGEFAGAEVVQVYLHDPVAQVTRPQAKLVGYSRVFLQPGEARRVTFGLHADLAAFTGVRGDRVVEPGDLEFRLARSSLDTTHVVKVTLTGPERVVGFDRHLTADVEVS, from the coding sequence ATGCAGATTCAAGGCGCTGGCGAGCCCATCGGCGACCCACCGACGGCAACAGCCGAACACGGCTCCTGGAGTGATGCGTCGTTGCCGGTGTCTGACCGGGTGAACGCGTTGCTTGCGGCGATGACCCTGGAAGAGAAGGTCGCACAGCTCTACAGCGTGTGGGTCGGGGGCGACCCCGCCGGGGACGACGTCGCGCCACACCAGCATGCGCTGATCGAGGCCGACCTCGACTTCCAGGCCTTGATCCGGTACGGGCTCGGACAGTTCACCCGGCCGTTCGGCACGGCCAAGGTCGAACCCGGTGACGGCGCCAAGGCTCTTGCGCGTATGCAGCGTGACGTCGTCGAAGCCGGCCGGTTCGGTATCCCGGCGCTGGTGCATGAAGAGTGCCTCACCGGGTTCATGACGTTCGGCGCCACCATCTACCCGACGCCGCTGGCCTGGGGGGCCACCTTCGACCCCGTCCTCGTGGAGCGGATGGCCGGGCAGATCGGCAGGTCGATGCGCGAGGTCGGGGTGCATCAAGGGCTTGCTCCGGTGCTCGACGTGGTCCGTGACGCGCGGTGGGGGCGCGTCGAGGAGAGCATCGGGGAGGACCCTTACCTGGTCGGCACCGTGAGCACGGCGTATGTGCGAGGTTTGCAGTCGGCCGGCATTGTCGCCACTCTCAAACACTTCGTCGGGTATTCGGGCTCCGAGGCGGGCCGGAACCACGCACCGGTGCGGATAGGGCCGAGGGAATTCGCCGACGTCTTCCTCCCACCGTTCGAGATGGCGCTGCGAGCCGGCGCCGGCTCGGTGATGGCCTCGTACACCGAGACCGACGGCGTGCCGTCGGCCGCGGACGTGTCACTGCTCACGGACCTATTGCGGGACCGCCTGGGTTTCGCCGGCACCGTCGTTTCCGACTACTTCGGCATCTCCTTCCTGGAGATCGAGCACGGTGTGGCGGGCTCCCCGGTGGACTCAGCCGCACTGGCCCTTGCCGCGGGCATCGACGTGGAGTTGCCGGGCGTGCGTTGTTACGGCACGCCACTGCTCGAGGCGGTGCGCGCGGGGACCGTTCCCGAGGCGTTGGTCGAGCGTGCCGTCCGGCGGGTGCTCACGCAGAAGATCGAGATCGGGCTGCTCGATCCGGATTGGACACCGGAGCCGGGCCCGGCGTCCGCACCGGAACAGGGGATCGACCTCGACCCGCCGGAGGCGCGAGGGCTGGCCCGTGAGATCGCTGAAGCCTCAGTCGTGTTGCTGGACAATGACGGCTCACTCCCGCTGTCGCCCGCCGCCCGGGTCGCCGTCGTCGGCCCACTCGCCGACGACACCGCGGGCATGCTCGGCTGCTACACCTTCGCCAGTCACCTCGGGCACGCTGTAGCCGAGACCGGCGAGCCGGAGGGGCCCCCAATCGCCACGCTGCTTTCCGGCATCCGCGCTGAGCTTCCGGACGCCGGCATCGTGCACGTTGCCGGGTGCGACGTCGCGGGAGACGACCGCAGCGGTTTTGCCCCCGCGGCCGAGGCGGCCGGTTCGGCCGACGTCTGCGTAGTTGTGGTCGGTGACCGCGCGGGACTGTTCGGTCGCGGCACGTCCGGTGAGGGCTGTGACGCCGAGGACATGCGCCTGCCCGGGGTCCAGGAAGAGTTCATCCAGGCGATGGCCGACACGGGTACCCCGGTGGTGCTGGTGTTGTTGGCGGGTCGTCCGTACGCGCTGGGAGCGGTCGCCGATCGGGTGAGCGCCGTCGTTCAGGCGTTCTTCCCGGGGGAGGAAGGCGGTGCGGCAGTGGCCGGTGTGCTGTCCGGGCGGGTATGTCCGTCTGGCCGGTTGCCGGTGAGTGTGCCCCGGCGCCCAGGCGGGCAGCCGTTCACCTATCTGGCGCCGCCCCTCGGGCACCGCTCGGAGGTCAGCAATATCGACCCCACACCGCTGTATCCGTTCGGTCACGGCCTCAGCTATATGACCTTCACATGGGACGACGTGCACGTGGGCGGGGCCGATGAGCCATTGCCGGACGCCGGACCGATCGAGGTCCCGACCCACGGATCGGTCACGGTGTCCGTGCGGATCTGCAATACCGGCGAGTTCGCCGGTGCCGAAGTCGTTCAGGTGTATCTGCATGACCCCGTCGCGCAGGTCACTCGCCCGCAGGCCAAGCTGGTCGGTTACTCGCGGGTGTTCTTGCAACCTGGTGAGGCGCGCCGGGTCACCTTCGGGTTGCACGCCGATCTCGCCGCGTTCACTGGGGTGCGCGGTGACCGCGTCGTGGAACCAGGTGATCTGGAGTTCCGGCTAGCGCGTTCCAGCCTCGACACCACCCACGTCGTCAAGGTGACGCTGACCGGCCCGGAACGAGTGGTTGGATTCGACCGCCACCTGACCGCCGACGTCGAGGTCTCCTGA
- a CDS encoding LysR family transcriptional regulator yields MELRQLRYFVTVAEHLHFGRAAQQLHIVQPAVSQQVRRLERELGVTLFDRSPRQVRLTRAGERLLPEAHAVLAAADRTAAVAAGLTAAQQGTLRIGTSPGLSSRLAGGLDVLANQCPDIDVQLDSRPVGQQLESVRNGDLDVAFLRGMPGKLAEDSTINAVPLLEEPVRIALTATHQLATRRRLRLQELAELPLRLPSQKCDPLLHAFVLDACRRAGFEPRRGRPSGSTPDTLVEVGAGSPAWTPLYGDADQFATSDKITVLELDPALTVTVSLVTSATRAPTCVEALHDAFTSPAPAPTSPGGHRHALAALR; encoded by the coding sequence ATGGAGCTGCGGCAACTTCGTTACTTCGTCACGGTCGCCGAGCACCTACATTTCGGCCGGGCGGCACAACAGCTACACATCGTGCAACCCGCCGTCAGCCAGCAGGTACGCCGGCTGGAACGTGAGCTCGGAGTCACCCTGTTCGACCGGTCACCACGCCAGGTCCGCTTGACGCGAGCGGGTGAGCGGCTGCTTCCGGAGGCACACGCCGTCCTCGCCGCCGCTGACCGCACGGCGGCCGTTGCTGCTGGGCTCACCGCCGCCCAGCAGGGCACGCTCCGGATTGGCACAAGCCCCGGGCTGAGTTCACGCCTGGCCGGCGGCCTGGATGTGCTCGCCAACCAATGCCCGGACATCGACGTCCAGCTCGATAGCCGGCCCGTCGGGCAGCAGCTGGAATCCGTGCGCAACGGCGACCTCGACGTGGCGTTTCTCCGGGGCATGCCTGGGAAGCTGGCCGAGGACTCCACAATCAACGCGGTGCCCTTGCTCGAGGAGCCGGTGCGGATCGCGCTGACCGCCACCCATCAACTTGCGACACGCCGCCGGCTACGCCTTCAGGAACTCGCCGAGCTCCCGCTCCGGCTGCCCAGCCAGAAATGTGATCCGCTGCTGCACGCCTTCGTGCTCGACGCCTGCCGCCGGGCCGGCTTCGAACCGCGGCGCGGGCGGCCGTCGGGCAGCACACCGGACACCCTCGTGGAAGTCGGTGCGGGCAGCCCGGCCTGGACGCCGCTCTACGGCGACGCCGATCAGTTCGCCACCAGCGACAAGATCACGGTCCTGGAGCTCGATCCGGCGCTCACCGTCACGGTCTCGCTCGTCACCTCGGCGACGCGGGCGCCCACCTGCGTCGAGGCACTGCACGACGCGTTCACCTCGCCCGCGCCCGCCCCCACCTCCCCTGGTGGTCACCGCCACGCACTCGCCGCACTGCGGTGA
- a CDS encoding TIGR03564 family F420-dependent LLM class oxidoreductase has translation MRIGMWLEVSGLPADEIETAVRAADGAGYSTLWFGEVGNWDPLTLLTVAAREAASPRLGSAVVRSYPRHPLALAAQALTIQAMTGNRLVLGLGPSHAPIVEGQYGIPFTAPARNLREYLSVLIPLLRGEPVSYHGTDWTAVGQLELAGAEPPPVVVAAMGPKLLQLTGELADGVITTWVTPDTVIEQVVPALRRAAEGAGRAVPEIIAQMPVAVTDDPDGTRELLNARLGMTRDLPSYRAAFEREGVSGPGDLVIAGDELVVAKAIRRYAEAGVSEFMAVPVGAAADQARTARLLPELTGDARAVR, from the coding sequence ATGCGGATCGGAATGTGGCTCGAGGTGTCCGGGCTGCCGGCGGACGAGATCGAGACGGCCGTGCGGGCGGCGGACGGCGCGGGTTATTCGACGTTGTGGTTCGGTGAGGTGGGAAACTGGGATCCGCTCACCCTGCTGACCGTCGCCGCCCGGGAAGCCGCGTCGCCGCGGCTGGGCTCCGCGGTTGTCCGCAGCTATCCCCGGCACCCGCTCGCCCTGGCGGCCCAAGCGCTGACCATCCAGGCGATGACGGGCAACCGGCTCGTTCTGGGGCTGGGGCCCAGCCATGCGCCGATCGTCGAAGGGCAGTACGGCATACCGTTCACCGCACCGGCGCGGAACCTGCGTGAGTACCTGTCCGTGCTGATTCCGCTGTTGCGCGGTGAGCCGGTGTCGTATCACGGCACGGACTGGACGGCCGTCGGCCAGCTTGAGCTGGCCGGCGCCGAGCCGCCGCCGGTGGTGGTGGCAGCGATGGGTCCTAAGTTGCTGCAACTGACCGGTGAACTCGCTGACGGTGTGATCACGACATGGGTCACACCGGACACGGTGATCGAGCAGGTCGTGCCTGCGTTGCGGCGTGCCGCGGAGGGCGCCGGGCGTGCTGTGCCAGAGATCATCGCGCAGATGCCCGTCGCTGTGACCGATGACCCCGACGGCACCCGAGAGCTGCTGAACGCGCGGCTGGGGATGACGCGGGATCTGCCGAGTTACCGTGCGGCCTTCGAGCGTGAAGGCGTCAGTGGGCCCGGCGACTTGGTGATCGCGGGCGACGAGTTGGTGGTCGCGAAGGCCATCCGCCGTTATGCCGAGGCGGGAGTCTCCGAGTTCATGGCGGTGCCGGTGGGGGCGGCGGCGGACCAGGCCCGCACGGCGCGGCTGTTGCCCGAGCTGACCGGCGACGCGCGAGCCGTCCGCTGA
- a CDS encoding HTTM domain-containing protein: protein MTRTAAGDTLPAAPPAGAGAMTNPASQQVVVFSVLWSVAHLAHLLRKADPGSVFVWLLLIAAILVLGNPRSRLRLGMLAGIQLVYLFTKLPVTDNHMIIMGFVNLGVLVAVLMGGRRAADSGVLPGAAVAYIRLTIVIAYGAAALAKLNHGFFDVVESCAVSMFYDATAVLDGRVRVPDIPQAIEAALPFVIAGTELLIPVLLLIPATRAFGVGVVVLFHLGMSLSPSSTAIDFTIVLFALVFLFLPAPAGVHLTGRALGLLPQRLTRIKGARPMGLIAVAVLAGSLVAGVGTDVATWSGNRNWLVLAPVAVGLGALLLDAAWRAVKNRWPRAAPIWPPGPVLSVSRLGYLSCVVLLVATAASPYMGGKTRSVFTMYSNLQTEQMTSNHLLFPRLPMATGQDDLVLVMESSNARLNRIGAGGRLVTWHELRRELAGDPEASIRYERAGEVVEHAQALENPELVSRHPVSHRFIAHRIVDPERARCLW from the coding sequence ATGACGCGGACAGCGGCCGGTGACACCTTGCCGGCCGCCCCGCCCGCTGGGGCTGGTGCCATGACGAACCCGGCATCCCAGCAAGTCGTGGTCTTCAGCGTTCTCTGGAGCGTTGCTCACCTGGCGCACCTGCTCCGTAAGGCTGACCCGGGCAGCGTCTTCGTCTGGCTGCTGTTGATCGCGGCGATCCTGGTGCTCGGCAACCCACGCTCCCGGCTGCGGCTCGGGATGCTCGCCGGTATCCAGCTCGTCTACCTGTTCACGAAGCTGCCGGTGACGGACAACCACATGATCATCATGGGGTTCGTCAACCTCGGTGTGCTTGTAGCGGTGCTGATGGGCGGACGGCGTGCCGCCGACTCGGGGGTGTTGCCGGGCGCCGCGGTCGCCTACATCCGGCTGACCATAGTGATCGCCTACGGTGCCGCCGCGCTCGCGAAGCTCAACCACGGCTTCTTCGACGTCGTCGAGAGCTGTGCGGTGTCGATGTTCTACGACGCGACCGCCGTGCTCGACGGCCGGGTGCGGGTGCCGGACATCCCGCAGGCGATCGAGGCCGCGTTGCCGTTCGTGATCGCCGGGACGGAGCTGCTGATTCCGGTGCTGTTGCTGATTCCGGCGACGAGGGCATTTGGGGTAGGCGTCGTGGTGCTGTTCCATCTCGGCATGTCGCTCAGCCCGAGCTCGACGGCCATCGACTTCACGATCGTGCTCTTCGCGCTCGTCTTCCTGTTCCTGCCCGCGCCGGCCGGTGTGCACCTGACCGGCCGAGCTCTGGGTCTCCTCCCGCAACGCCTCACGCGCATCAAGGGCGCACGTCCGATGGGCCTGATCGCGGTGGCGGTGCTCGCCGGATCGTTGGTGGCCGGCGTCGGCACCGACGTCGCGACCTGGTCGGGTAACCGCAATTGGCTGGTTCTCGCGCCGGTGGCCGTCGGTCTGGGGGCACTGCTGCTTGACGCCGCCTGGCGGGCCGTCAAGAACCGGTGGCCCCGCGCGGCTCCTATCTGGCCGCCAGGACCGGTACTGTCCGTGTCCCGGCTGGGATACCTGTCGTGCGTCGTGCTTCTGGTGGCGACGGCAGCCTCGCCGTACATGGGTGGGAAGACGAGATCGGTCTTCACCATGTACAGCAACCTGCAGACCGAGCAGATGACGTCGAACCACTTGCTGTTTCCCCGGCTGCCGATGGCGACGGGACAGGACGACCTCGTGCTGGTGATGGAATCCTCCAACGCACGGTTGAACCGGATCGGCGCGGGCGGGCGGCTGGTGACCTGGCACGAGCTCCGCCGGGAGCTGGCCGGCGATCCGGAGGCCAGCATCCGCTACGAGCGCGCCGGTGAAGTGGTCGAGCACGCGCAGGCGTTGGAGAACCCAGAGCTGGTTTCGCGGCATCCGGTCTCTCATCGTTTCATCGCGCACCGCATCGTCGATCCGGAGCGGGCGCGCTGTCTCTGGTGA
- a CDS encoding SGNH/GDSL hydrolase family protein, with translation MNLTITRLVVCGDSLSVGVGDPAPRGARQPGDLYGWVHHLVERQPTLELVANLARVGATASRVRRTQLPLVAQHTPDIVSCIIGVNDVMSSGFDADAFEENYDAVISGLAGIATRGVFTATLHDVAAGLPISGRRRAALRSRTAAANAVIERVGERYSTWLFDVRIGATMGELNMLSADRLHPNGRGHQYLAAHVAEVLGRHGACPPGMAATIPPPWPAHRRIAHGVRHARWLITNVLWPRWNRSSPRGDGERITRDSAPAPDRRCGAR, from the coding sequence ATGAATCTGACTATCACTCGACTCGTCGTCTGCGGCGACAGCCTCTCCGTCGGCGTCGGAGATCCGGCCCCCCGCGGCGCACGTCAGCCAGGCGATCTCTACGGATGGGTCCACCACCTCGTGGAGCGCCAACCCACACTCGAACTCGTGGCCAACCTCGCACGGGTCGGTGCGACGGCGAGCCGCGTCCGCCGGACCCAGTTGCCGCTCGTCGCCCAGCACACTCCCGACATCGTCTCGTGCATCATCGGCGTCAACGACGTCATGTCCTCCGGGTTCGACGCCGACGCCTTCGAGGAGAACTACGACGCCGTCATCAGCGGGCTGGCCGGCATCGCCACCCGCGGAGTGTTCACGGCGACCTTGCACGACGTCGCGGCGGGCCTGCCCATCAGCGGCCGTCGCCGCGCTGCTCTGAGGTCCCGGACGGCCGCGGCGAACGCGGTGATCGAACGGGTCGGTGAAAGATACTCGACCTGGCTGTTCGACGTCCGTATCGGCGCGACGATGGGTGAGCTAAACATGCTCAGTGCCGACAGGCTGCACCCGAACGGTCGAGGCCACCAATACCTTGCCGCCCACGTCGCCGAGGTGTTGGGCCGCCACGGCGCCTGCCCGCCCGGCATGGCGGCCACCATTCCGCCGCCCTGGCCTGCCCATCGGCGAATCGCCCACGGCGTCAGGCACGCGCGCTGGCTGATCACGAATGTGTTGTGGCCCCGGTGGAACCGTTCATCTCCCCGTGGTGATGGCGAGCGGATCACCAGAGACAGCGCGCCCGCTCCGGATCGACGATGCGGTGCGCGATGA
- a CDS encoding PadR family transcriptional regulator has translation MALRHAVLAALVHGEASGYELAKRFELGVANFWHAKPQQVYAELARLSEAGLVQGREVIQESRPNKRMFAITDDGLAVLAEFAAAPKGLPVGRDDLMIAVQAIDTLDAEVVRDGIERRAEQAKQKLATLQELERQILGGRDEATFVRTSRHLGPYLNCRRGIRFQQDTLEWCEWALQVLRSR, from the coding sequence ATGGCTCTCCGACATGCGGTTCTCGCGGCTCTGGTGCACGGCGAGGCGAGTGGTTACGAATTGGCCAAGCGGTTCGAGCTGGGTGTGGCGAACTTCTGGCATGCCAAGCCGCAGCAGGTCTATGCGGAGCTGGCGCGGTTGAGCGAGGCCGGGTTGGTTCAGGGCCGAGAGGTGATCCAAGAGTCCCGCCCGAACAAACGGATGTTTGCGATCACCGACGACGGCCTCGCCGTGCTGGCGGAGTTCGCCGCCGCGCCGAAAGGGCTCCCGGTCGGCCGTGACGACCTGATGATTGCTGTCCAGGCGATCGACACCCTCGACGCTGAGGTGGTTCGTGACGGCATCGAACGCCGTGCCGAGCAGGCGAAGCAGAAGCTTGCTACCTTGCAGGAGCTCGAGCGCCAGATCCTAGGTGGGCGGGACGAGGCGACGTTCGTGCGTACCAGCCGGCATCTCGGCCCGTACCTGAACTGCCGGCGCGGCATCCGGTTCCAGCAGGACACCCTGGAGTGGTGTGAGTGGGCGCTGCAGGTGCTCCGGTCCCGCTAG
- a CDS encoding Uma2 family endonuclease translates to MTLMAVMPRATDDWTVDDLTQLPDDGLRYELVDGMLLVSPAPTPIHQRAVRQLTLALEAACPSHLEVFFAPLDWQPDQRNSLEPDLLVVAKKDIGEKLITAPLRLAVEVMSASSRLRDTTLKFAKYAEGGVESYWIVDPSKPSIVAYDLRDGEYVQVGYGDRDTSVALANPFPVTVVPASLVAG, encoded by the coding sequence ATGACTCTTATGGCGGTGATGCCGCGTGCCACTGACGACTGGACGGTCGACGACCTCACCCAGCTACCGGACGATGGGCTGCGGTACGAGCTCGTCGACGGGATGCTGCTGGTGAGCCCTGCACCCACGCCGATCCACCAGCGAGCGGTTCGGCAGCTGACGCTTGCCCTCGAGGCCGCCTGCCCATCACACCTCGAGGTCTTCTTCGCGCCGCTTGACTGGCAACCAGACCAGCGCAACTCCCTCGAACCCGACCTCCTGGTGGTCGCCAAGAAAGACATCGGCGAGAAACTGATCACCGCTCCGCTGCGGCTGGCGGTGGAGGTGATGTCGGCGAGCAGTCGTCTACGCGACACAACGCTGAAGTTCGCCAAGTATGCCGAAGGTGGTGTCGAGTCCTACTGGATCGTCGATCCGTCGAAGCCGTCGATCGTCGCCTACGATCTCCGGGACGGTGAGTACGTGCAGGTGGGCTACGGCGATCGGGACACGTCCGTGGCTTTGGCCAACCCGTTTCCGGTCACCGTGGTCCCGGCGTCGCTCGTCGCCGGTTGA
- a CDS encoding Nif3-like dinuclear metal center hexameric protein, translating to MPQLADVLAVLERHYPSSTAESWDAVGLVCGDPGAEVRRVLFAVDPVADVADEAIEWGADLVVTHHPLFLRPVHGFPATTPKGRLVHRLISNGIALFTAHTNADSAESGVNDALAAALGLRELRPLSPHLSEPHDKLIVFVPEPDAGGVLDALTAAGAGVIGNYERCAWMTTGTGTFRPGAGANPTIGSVGAVEEVAEYRLEMVVPRRLRSDVLTALKAAHPYEEPAYDLYDLAALPAATGLGRIGVLDQPETLRSFTERVAAALPATTSGVRAAGDPEAHVHTVAVCGGAGDSLLDAARRAGVDVYVTGDLRHHPASDSLAGGGPALVDVAHWAGEWPWLAHAADRLRDDLASGGTTVETRVSAIPTDPWTLHVPSRPSGASVLEGGTTPER from the coding sequence GTGCCACAGTTAGCTGACGTCCTGGCCGTACTCGAACGCCACTACCCATCATCAACGGCCGAATCCTGGGATGCTGTCGGCCTGGTCTGCGGTGACCCTGGCGCGGAAGTGCGTCGCGTGCTGTTCGCCGTCGACCCTGTGGCCGATGTGGCCGACGAAGCGATCGAGTGGGGCGCCGACCTCGTCGTCACCCACCATCCGCTGTTTCTGCGGCCTGTTCACGGATTCCCGGCGACGACGCCGAAAGGCCGCCTCGTACATCGCCTCATCTCCAACGGCATCGCGTTGTTCACCGCGCACACCAACGCCGACAGCGCGGAGTCCGGCGTCAACGACGCACTGGCCGCCGCGCTGGGGCTGCGCGAGCTGCGCCCGCTCAGCCCGCATCTCAGCGAGCCCCACGACAAGCTGATCGTCTTCGTGCCCGAACCCGACGCTGGGGGAGTGCTGGACGCCCTGACCGCCGCCGGCGCGGGGGTGATCGGCAACTACGAACGTTGCGCCTGGATGACGACGGGCACGGGCACGTTCCGTCCCGGCGCCGGAGCCAACCCCACCATCGGCTCGGTGGGCGCGGTCGAAGAGGTCGCCGAGTACCGCCTGGAGATGGTCGTGCCCCGGCGACTGCGCAGCGACGTCCTGACGGCTCTGAAAGCGGCCCACCCGTACGAGGAACCGGCCTACGACCTCTACGATCTGGCCGCGCTGCCGGCCGCGACCGGCCTGGGCCGCATCGGCGTCCTCGATCAACCCGAGACGCTGCGCTCGTTCACCGAGCGGGTCGCCGCGGCGCTGCCGGCGACCACCTCCGGCGTCCGGGCCGCAGGCGATCCCGAGGCGCACGTACACACGGTGGCCGTCTGCGGCGGTGCGGGTGACTCACTGCTCGACGCCGCCCGACGGGCCGGCGTCGACGTCTACGTGACCGGCGATCTCCGCCACCACCCGGCGTCGGACTCGCTGGCCGGTGGCGGGCCGGCGCTGGTGGACGTCGCCCATTGGGCCGGCGAATGGCCGTGGCTGGCGCATGCCGCTGACCGGCTGCGAGACGACCTCGCCTCCGGAGGTACTACGGTGGAGACTCGCGTATCCGCGATACCCACCGATCCGTGGACGCTGCACGTACCGTCCCGCCCGTCCGGGGCGTCCGTGCTCGAGGGAGGGACCACCCCTGAACGCTGA
- a CDS encoding DUF7581 domain-containing protein, whose amino-acid sequence MNADPETQLRLLDVQALDLKLDQLAHRRRTLPEVAEVESLAAEHTRLGDAEVVAQTTVADLEREQKRADADVEKVRTRKSRDQKRLDAGQVTSPKELESLQREIESLNRRQSDLEDAELEIMERLEQAQNEAETLKAEREKLGQRVREVQQSRDAKWAEIDQEAEAARVRRSELAGQLPEELLALYEKIRASQNGIGAAALRRRTCEGCQMQLDAAELKRISSFAPEVVIRHDECRRILVRVPDSGL is encoded by the coding sequence CTGAACGCTGACCCTGAAACCCAGCTCCGGCTCCTCGATGTGCAGGCGCTGGACCTGAAACTGGACCAGCTGGCACATCGGCGGCGGACGCTGCCGGAAGTGGCCGAGGTCGAGTCGCTGGCCGCCGAGCACACGCGGCTCGGCGACGCTGAAGTGGTGGCGCAGACCACCGTCGCCGACCTCGAGCGTGAGCAGAAGCGCGCTGACGCCGACGTCGAGAAAGTGCGCACCCGCAAGTCGCGCGACCAGAAACGGCTCGACGCGGGCCAGGTCACCTCGCCCAAAGAGCTGGAAAGCCTGCAGCGAGAAATCGAGTCACTGAACCGGCGGCAGTCCGACCTCGAAGACGCCGAGCTCGAGATCATGGAGCGCCTCGAGCAGGCCCAGAACGAGGCCGAAACGCTCAAGGCAGAGCGGGAGAAGCTCGGACAGCGGGTACGTGAGGTTCAACAGTCGCGTGACGCCAAGTGGGCCGAGATCGACCAGGAAGCCGAAGCCGCCCGCGTCCGGCGATCCGAGCTGGCCGGGCAGCTTCCCGAAGAGCTGCTGGCCCTGTACGAGAAGATCCGGGCCTCGCAGAACGGCATCGGAGCCGCGGCGCTTCGCCGGCGGACGTGTGAGGGTTGCCAGATGCAGCTGGACGCCGCTGAGCTCAAGCGGATCAGCAGCTTCGCTCCAGAGGTGGTCATCCGGCATGACGAATGCCGCCGCATCCTGGTCCGCGTCCCTGACTCCGGCCTGTAG